The following DNA comes from Eretmochelys imbricata isolate rEreImb1 chromosome 2, rEreImb1.hap1, whole genome shotgun sequence.
ACATGGTGGCCCAGCTGATACCAAGGTATTGTTATAATCAGTTTTTAAGACCGTAATTAATTAAAACTAAGTTGATTATATCAATTGATAATTTTcattaaactgttttaaatttCATGGTACAAGTTGATGGTTGATAGTTGGCCAAATTGCTTTGTGTTGATGCCAAATTTACTTTTttataaaaatctaaattttaGATAGCTAGTCTTGTCCATCAGCTTGGAAACAAACTGTATTCAAATACTTGTGGGGCTTGATTCAGATCCCATTAAAAATCAGTgtaaagacttccattgacttcagtggcctttgaaaGAGAACCATGGGGTCAGATGCAACTCCCGTGACTTAAAATGAGACTCTTTCCATTGACGCCTTTAAAGGGAATTGGACTGGTCCCTTATATAGCATTAAGGTGATCCTTGGGTGCAGTGTTCTGCAATCTTTAGCACTGGTAGAAGCAAATATTTAATTGCTTTAGTTTCTTTCACAAATGCCAAGAGGCTGGGCAaacaaaaaagtggaaacataAAGGGGGGAAAAGGATAAATGAGGCAAAatgatgtaaaaaaaaaccccttaaatGCAGAAGAGTTTTAACTGAGATTCTAAGAGAAAAAGGTTCTTGAAAATGTGTAACCTTTAGTTTGATTTGACATTCTAATTTAGCTGTCTTATGTTGTGTGTGTCTTCCTCAACtgttagtattttaaaaaatcaacatgaGAATGTATGGCAGACATGTTTGGACATAGGCACaaattccatgggtgctccagggctggagcacccacgggggaaaAAATAATGGATGCTGAGCCGCAGCCCCTATATCAACTCCACCCCTACCCTCCAGAGCCTCCCGCCCACCAGTGGACCCCGCAGatcagtgcctcccgcccaccgtgatcagctgtttcacagcatgcaggaggctggggcaggggaaggagcgagggTGCGATAcgctgtgggaagggggtgggagtggagtctggggggaagggtgtggagtgggggcagggcctggggcagagtcaGGGGTTGAGCATCCttcagcacattggaaagttggtgcttGTGTGTTTGGATGCCAATGCCTAATGAGCTGACTTAGCTTAAGATGTAGAATTTGAAAAGTCCACTTGCCATAGGAAGTTTGGAAATTTTCCCAGGAGGGTGCCATCACTTTCTGCAGACTTCGAGCTTACTTTAAAATCAGTTAAATTAATTAATTGAAACCCTGGAAGTTTCTAACTTTTATGGGTGTAAAGAGACTCTTCCAAACAAAGATTGTAGTTAAAGCAATGCAGTGCAGTCTTCCTGAACCTAGAAACTTATGCCATTGCCTATGCTGCTTTTCAGAACTTCCATAATATGAAACTTGGGATGTTGGATGCatgttttacttttgtttaacactttttttaatgttcttaagagcctgctcctgcaagatgctgagtgcttTCAGTTCACTGATTGAGCTGAGCACCTGAGAGGATAAAgtagtatttgtttttaaatgtgtttattgAGAAATTGAAACACAGCTCCTAAATTCTGATGGTTAAAGCAAATCACTTTTTTACACAGAAAGGTCATAATTCAGAGTGACTGTTGTAAAGGTAACTAAATATTATTGAATGGCAATGGATACAGATTGTCAGATGCTGAATCCTGATTGACTGTCTTTCTGCTATAATCACCTGCTCTGTGTGTATCTGATCTGTGCTATCTGCAGCTTCACCGAGCACACTCGTCAGACTTTCCCTGTTGTGTTACTGCTTAAGCTTATGACACAAACTAATAAGTCAGGAGAAAGTAAAGGCTGAAACTCCATCTCATGCTCATTGTGGTCCTTGTACAGAATGGTCTGGGGTACTTGTGTGCTCTATTTGAGGCAATACTTGAAGATCTCTAAAGCTGCAGCTAATGCAGAATGTAGGTAGCTTGTTTATATATATTACAATTTATttataaatctgtttattttgtGTTTACTGCTACTGTAGGTCAGGGTGGCTATCTAGTTGGCTTCCTGCATGGTGCCCCACGTCACTGCCACATCTTAAAGAAGCTGAAGAGAAAATACTGAAgtgtaagtattttttttttacacatatgGAATATACTCAGATCTCATGTAATTTTTCTTCAGAAACAATCATTGCTATTTTTAATGCATTGCAATGAAGCAAACATGACTGTAATATAGATTCTCAGTGTTCCCTTGTTTAGAACCTTTGACCCTGCTCTGAAAGATACCTGATATTCCTGCCCTGAGCTTCCACTGAACAGACTGCTAGATATgactaacaaaataaaaagtaTCTGAActatgttttttttcccttcaggtaTCACAAGCACGTACAGTAAACAGTATGTCTTCATATCCAATGGAAATAAAATATGGACGCTAACATTCTCTCAGGACCTCTCATATAAAACTCCACTTGTTCTCCTCCATGGGTTTGGAGGAGGTGTTGGACTTTGGGCTCTCAATTTTGAAGACCTTTGCGAAAATAGGACTGTTTATGCATTTGACCTCTTGGGATTTGGGCGTAGTAGTAGACCACAGTTTGACACTGATGCAGAAGGAGCAGAAAATCAGTTTATAGAAGCTGTAGAAGAATGGAGACAGGAGGTAGGGCTGGACAGAATGATTTTACTTGGCCATAATCTGGGTGGATTCCTGGCTGCGGCTTACTCACTGAAATACCCATCAAGGTATgtgaaaataaagggaaaaaggaaatcTTTGCTGTCTCTTACTAATGTTAGTACTACACATCTGTATTCATTTGACATGCAGCAGTATGTAAAACCAAGTTCTTTCTGAATTAGGTTTAGTTGTGAAAATTGGGTCAAGACTTGATTTAGAGAGACACTATCATCTAGTTTAGACCCAAAATGcaaattgtttttgttctgtgtagaAAAATATGAATACAGTATGAGCAGAAATTCTTTGTTTACGTTCTAACCATCAATCATTTTTGGTAAACGTCCTCTTGCAGTACTCTGAACCTGAACAGAAAAATCAGTTACTTCATGAGAATCTAAAAGCAAAACTGCCATCCTGAAGCATGTATAGTTAGTTAAATATTGTACTATTAATAATCTGCATTAATATAACTTTTAAAGTATATATTTACAAATTGTTCAGACATCACAAGCTGCAGATGTATTTGcataataaaaacattaataaCATAACTCCCATAGTAGGCAGGATGAACCAACAAATTAATGACCTCTAGGTGATTTTTCTAATTTTAGGAGTCCATTGCTGTCTCCTGTTCCCCAATCCTTGTATAAATAAGGGTATCGTGTgtctcttttttttctgtttttaatcagACTGTGACATTACAGTCAAATAAGTTTTAtatttgaatactgtgtgccctTTGAAAAGTAACCTACATTTCTGTTTTAGtatttttccctctccccaccctggtAAGTTAACATTAAGGTATAAGGATGGCTCTTAAGGTATAAGGATGGCTCTCTCCAACTTATCATTAGAAATCAGAGATTCTTAGCCAGTAGGAGATAAATGTTTGCTTGatttaaactaaaaataattaCTTGTTAAATCTgtgtatttaaatgaaaatacagtATGTTGTTTTACCCCTTCCAATGCGTGAATCTCTTATAAGGGGGAATCTTAGTAGGAATGCATCTAGGAAGACAGAGCCCACAGTCTAATGCAGTCATTCTCAACCAatggtacacatacccctgggggtatgcagaggtcttccagaggatacttcagctcatctagatatttgcctagttttacagcaggctacataaaaagcactagcaaagtcggTACAAATTAAGATTTCATACAGATAATTaattgtttatactgttctataaactatacactgaaatgtaagttcaatatttatattccgtttgatttattttataattatatggtaaaaataagaaagtaacaatttttcagtaatagtgtgcagtgacacttttgtatttttatttctgattttgtaagcaagtaggcAATCTGTTTCAAATCGTAcaattaggaagcttttcctgaaatttaatccAAATCTGCTAttctgtagtttgaacccattacCTCTTCTCTGGCAAGAGAaattttttatggcagcctttcaaatatttgaagaccactatcatgtccctccttagtctcctcttttccaaactaaacatacctagttccttcagcctttgtttaCATGCATTCCATCACTtagatcatctttgttgctcatgtctgaatcctttccagtttctttacttctttctatacattggtgaccaaaattggacacagtactctagcaaCGGCCTAACCTGCGCTGAATAGAGTAGTACTGTCACCTTGtatgacttgcatgctatacctttgttaatgcaacctaaaattgcatttgctttttttgcaaaagcattgcactgctgactcatgtttaggctgtgatccaccacaactcccagatccttttcagtagtgctgctgccaagctaCTTATCCcgttctgtatttgtgcatttggtttttcttcgcCATGTGTAGCagcttacatttgtctttgttgaatttcattttgttgtctttaacccatttctccagtttatcaagatcccgctgaattttagctctgtcctccaaagtgttggcaacccctccccccctgccgccagttttgtgtcatctgcaaatttgatcaataTGCTCTCTGTTCCTACTTTCAGGTTGTTAATAAAGTTTGTTAAAGAACACCAGACCCAGCACAGATCcctttggaaccccacttgagacctccagTCTGACATTTCATTAACAGTTACTCTTTGTGATTGTTTAAACCAGTTGTGTATctacttaatggtagttctgctaAGCATGCATttctccagcgtatttaccagaatgtca
Coding sequences within:
- the ABHD5 gene encoding 1-acylglycerol-3-phosphate O-acyltransferase ABHD5 isoform X2 codes for the protein MAGGVALALSLAAASPAPARGRRAPAMAEDGHLEASSEGSGWLSSWLPAWCPTSLPHLKEAEEKILKCITSTYSKQYVFISNGNKIWTLTFSQDLSYKTPLVLLHGFGGGVGLWALNFEDLCENRTVYAFDLLGFGRSSRPQFDTDAEGAENQFIEAVEEWRQEVGLDRMILLGHNLGGFLAAAYSLKYPSRVKHLILVEPWGFPERPDNAEQERPIPIWIKALGAMLSPFNPLAGLRLAGPFGLSLVQRLRPDFKRKYSSMFDDNTVTEYIYHCNVQSPRLSLVLVIMCMLINLKTSIRK